The following is a genomic window from Miscanthus floridulus cultivar M001 chromosome 14, ASM1932011v1, whole genome shotgun sequence.
ttttggcgagatgtttagtaaaacccacatagtagctaacactcgcagttggagttttattgtggaaaagctctaaAGAAACTGTTGTgatgtcatcaaagatgcatacccacagtatagcttgttatgaggcttaaggacaggcggaatggttaaaagaacttacacccaaaattgataatggtattcaacaacaataaccatttaagtagttcgctcctataacaacgggtcaagtgtgctgccaaatacattgacgttaaagttatacgttgtgaaggagaaagtccggaatcatactaaaagtattgaacatataagtaacaggcaagtgcttgcggatccacgtacaaaaggcttaccacacagtgtgttcagagaacacacagtcgacatgggtttaagggaaagcctataatttccggacaataaagggcccaaagttaaagaatTTGTTTCAAAACAAGgacgtgtattgtagctgttaaatctatcggcgattgatcgtgacgatgaagcatgctctatgcactaatctgtgatggaacaaataaaagtgaaaggggttaaagtcaaagtttaaagttaaagtatgagttgagatcaagggagaAAATattggtttgatctcccaaccacagtggcccaatggccacttgggccttgacctcgcgctctgatcgggggcgcccagtccatctatggctggcgggccctcgtcacactgcgcattaaatagaagtggggccggcggctctcagtacgaggttggactgagccgtacgccccaccggcaaaccctactccgatctaacagaggggcacagccagtgacgggaagcaccgccgccgccacggcacTGCGCCACCACGGTCTTCACCCCGGTCTCCACTGCGATGCCCTTCttctccgaccgtcgctgcctagcGCAAATCTTCACCGGCGAACCTGTGATGGCCGGATCCGCCTTCTCAATGCCTACCGATGGTCAGTGCCTAACCCtaactctccctctccctctccctctctgtccTTCTCCGTACACACCATTTCTACGAGAAACCCAATGAAACCCCACTGATCTACACCATGGATGGTCCTAAGGTTCTAACAGATAATACTTGAACGGAAGAGAGAGATAGAACAGGAGAATGGCTGGCAGGCTTGGCAGCAACCGAGGGCAGTAGGGGTACATACCTGGCCAAAGTGTGTGCCCTGGGCGGCAACGGCAAGCGGCAAGATGAGGAAGAGCACGGCGAGCTTGATGCTGAGGAAGACCTCCTGCAGGTTGGCGAGGACGGGCCAGAGCAGCGCGATTGTTTGATTGTTAACTCTGAACTTCTTAATGTTATGCTGAACCTGATGAGAAGGTCTTAACGGACATGAAGGAAGACCTCAAATTGAGCAGGAGGGACGCTAAGTTAAGTCGATGTccctttcgcaaaaaaaaaagagttaagTCGGTGTCCTGCTTTCACTGAACTAGTCGTTGTACTTGCATTCAACAACATGCAAATGAAAAGAAGCAAAAGAACAAGAACGTCAGGGTTTTGGACCTGACCTTCTGATTCCAGAAGTGTTCCTGAACCAGCTAACAATGCTACTGAAAACTTGATGCATCACAGTTCACACTGATGCTGATAATGGTACATTGAAAGCAAAGCACTGAACAAAAGAAGTGGACTCTAATAAAATAAGTTAAGGACTGATTTTCATCGAGTAGCAGTTGTTATTTAGAATCAATCAAGTTCGCATCAAACTCCTCCAGATAAGCTTTACTATCACACGCAAAACAGCAGGCAGTGGCCTGTGCTTCCGCCGTTACACTTGGTCAACAGATGTAATCAAGCTGACAGATCTCTCTTCGCGTTCAGAGACGCTAGTTGAGAAACATCCGAACGTTTTGGCTATGCTTcttaaaaacaaaaaggaaaatgaTAGTGAGGATGAGCAAAACATCACGAGCACAGTAGCATGGTTCTTTAGATGGATATTTCATACTTGAGTAAACACCATGCAACAGCGTCAGCAATCATCAAAGCTGGTCAGCCGGTGGCCGGCTCAACGCCACACCTTCATGTATGGTCTGCACGAGGCTCTCAAAGGTGGTGAAGTAGTCACCTGGCCTCGCCACAAACCTGTCTGCCCCTCGACGAGCCTTCTTGCAGATGGTGCTCCAATCTTTAAACCAAATCCGGAACTTCTTCCTGATTGTCTCAGTCAACAGATTCTTCAGTATGAATTGCACACGGCTGTGCCACTCGGGAAATCTGCATGCCTCCGGTATGATAACAATATAGCGAAATACGGCCACCATGATCTCATTGGATTCTGAAGCAGGCATGCGCGGCGGGCGCGGCTGCTTCCCGAGCGGTGAAGGATTCTCGTATGAATCTCGCAGGATTGGAACCTTTTGTCGACGACGAGGCAGCAGAGCGATTGACCAAGGAGGCTGAGCGGATGCGGTATCTGCGTGAGAAGGCACGGCGGAAGGAACAGCGCGATCGGGAGCGGGTGGCGGAAGATCGCATCCGCGACTTCGATCCCAAGCAAGGGCGTGAATACTTCACCAGAGTACAATTCGTCGATCTCACAAAATTCGATCTTGACGAGGAGTGTAAGTGATTCAATTCTGATCAGATCGGTTCCCCTGCTCTGCTCAACCCTGCCCTGACTCTGCATCTTTCTTGTTTGCCATCCCTGAAATGATTGTTGCTTACACGATCAAATTAGTATTACACTCGTCTGTTTGTCTATTCGAATTTCGAACAGAGGTCATCACCATCCTAGTTTCTGTCTCTTAATTGACAAGTGCATGTGTACTTCATCGTTTGTATTATCttgtattgttttttttttgaacgcaatggcaggagctccgcctttcaattaagataggaAAAGATAGTTTATGTATAAGCAAGGACACTTCAGATGAGGGTTTCAAGCCCCCGAAGCAGGTAAAGGAGGCAAACACAATTATCTTGTATTGTTAGCATATATTAATCTCATTTGTAGAGAACctagcttgattcttctttttTTCACACCACAGCACCCCATGGACCGACGAGATTTGCTAACGCTGTCTACAAAAATAAGGACGACTATAAACTGTGTGAGGGGATAAACATCTTCTCTGTCAGAATAACCACCTCGGATGTTGGCTTCCCAATCCATGTGTATGGCACTGTCATTGCCCGAGATAGTCTAGACAAAAAGTGTGTTTATATCTTCCACCGTGAGAGAGATCAATGCCAACTCATCAACTCTGAGGCATGTCAATTACTGGGCGCATAGGCTACAATATACAAAAATACCTGCTTGTACATTACATGTGAGTTAGCCAAAGATTACTGCAACATTTAAATTCTAGTGACCTGCAATTGTGTTTCTATTGATCAGCAATAATGTATTGTCATTTGGTCAATCGTGCGATGATATTCATCCTTATTTCATTCTTAATTCTATTCATGGTGCTAAAAGTTGGAAATTTAACAAGTTACTGATCAATAATCATCATAATTTTACATGTTCAGAATGAAGCAGAAACTTGTCATGCGTAAGTTTTAGTGCTTGTTTGTAGATTATTTGTATCCAAGGTCCTTGGGCAACTGGTAGAGGGAACTAGACGATGCAGCATGCATCTATCCTTTGTGTTACGGTTACGCGAGATGTTTACACAATGATCCAGTATTGTCCAACAGAAGCATATTGTTGTCTTTGGGCTTTTGGGGTGTGTTTTTGGATATGGTATGGGACAGAATAAATCCTGAGTTGAACATTTTTTTGTGGTAGCAGTTTCCATGTGTTGTATGGCTGTAATTTTTCAACTTTCACTCGCCTATAATTTAAacctttttttgtaggatgaatCTTTGATCTTGACAGGTCCAAAACGAGGACTCGCATTGATAGGTGAGAATTATGTTGAGATTGATCTGAAGATTAATGATCAAGGGCAGGACAAAGAACTCAGTAAAGGAATCTTATCGATCAATGGCATAGGATGTCGACACTTGAAGGAATGTGAACTTGAAAGTGGTTCTCTTGCTACCAGGCTTAGTACTGTTGACGTGATGAATGGAGTTGTGAAAGATGCAGTGGAGTGTACTATTGCAATTGAAATTATACAAGGAGACTTTAATGGAAAAGTCACTTCCCATACCACCAGCATCCCAAATAGCCTTGTGCTTTATGATAGTCAAGTGGTTGGTGGCTTGACTGGAGATGGTATTGGAGTTATCAAGCTTATGCGGTCCATCATATGCGTCTATGTGAAGGATATCCTAATGATTGTTGTCCAAACTAGTTATGTTATGTCTAAACATGCCATTGAATTTACTCCCACGATCAAcggtagagaagaagaagatatAATTGTTGGCATCACTAAGATGCGTGTGAAGGTTGCTTGGTCAATAATGGACTTTTGAGTAATCTCTTGGGTTGATTGTTGAGGCTTGCTGACAGGAATTATACGTTTTGGTGTAACTATGTTAGAGTAGTGATGTTGGGTTCATTATCATTGGACATTAAATAAGTAATAGTAcgtgtaactacatatctaatgTGTTAGGCATGTTATGTTGAACTATTGTCTAATGTGTTACGTGAAAGGGAAGAGGAAGGGGTGGGGGCCTGTTATGTTGAACTATCTAATGCTCAACAAGTACCAACCGAAgggaaaacacaaaaatactaaTTTAAAGACAAACTTAAATGGCATACGTGGTCAGGACGTACCTTAATGACAACAATGACATACGTGGTCTTCCCTCTCGGATCTCCTCACCCTCTTCTAGTCCGATCATTGCAGGCGATGTCTATTGCAAAGAGGAATTGAAGGATTGGTGAATGGGAAGTGGGGGGTTGGCAGATGGTGAGGAGACGCAGTGGCCGGGGGTGGCGGCGGACAGGGAGGGGGATGTAGATGCAGTGGCCGGAGGTGGTGGCGGACGTGGTCAGAGGGTTGTGTGGAGGATGGGGGTGAGGACGGACAAGGAGGGAGACATAGTAACTAGATGTGGCAACAGATGGAGATAGAGTGGTGCGGTGGATGGGGCAGCGGCGAATAGGAAGGGGAACACACTAATGACACTATATGTGTGTGTGGACTGGGAGGCGGGTGAGGTGGATTAGGTGTaggatttttcttttctttcttttcccttttttATTACACATTTGCTATTCAGAACGAAGGCGCCAACGTGAAACTATCGTGTGTGTATCCTATTTTTCCTTCGTGTAGTATTTGAACCAATAGGATAAATTGTTTTTTCTTACGCGTAACAATCGTACCGATAGGTCAATGCTCTTTTCCAAATATTGTCTCCACGTCCCAAATGGCATGGCATCTACGCAGTTATATCCGGATCCTATCGGACTCTGTTGTAACGCTGTCAGTAGTGCCATCACGGCTCACGTGTTACCATCAGCTAGTAGTCAGACGATTTGCTGTCAGTCTGCCACGTAGATAGAGGCTCAAAAGGGGCAACCCACCACGCCAACGACGCTGAAAACAGTTGTGTGTGCACTCCAGCGATGCTGGCCTCAGCCTGCCTATCCGCtcttctcctcctccccctccacgGCCGCCACACACGGATTCCTCGTCCCCTCCGGCAACCGCGGCGGCACATGTCAGGTACGCACGCACATCCATCCACCTGCAGTAACAGCACGAAGACGCGAATCTTGCACGAATGTCAGCGCGCATCTCGCAGAATATGCTCTCCTCTCGATCCATTTGAAATAACGTGCAAGAAATTAAGAAGTCGTCGTCTTCAACCTTATAATCTATCCTTTTAAGCTAATAACGTGCAACCAGGTTCTTCTGCTGCGCACGTACCAGCAGGTGGTCTCGTCCTCCACGCCAGGCTGGGCGGTGGCGACGGTGACCGCGACCTCGGAGCAGCCGACGTGCCGCACCTCCCATCCTCCTCGCGGCGACACGCGTAAGCAGCTGCGCACAAAACTCCTCCTTCGCGCGCTACTGCTCATGTGCTGATGTGCAAGATAACCCGCGTGGTGGGCTGGTGGCCGTGCTGACCTGCTTCCTCTACTACCTCGTCGCGGTCGTGGCCGCCGGCCCCGCCAAAAGCCTGCTCGGCGCCGCCAGGGCCGCCTTCGCGCTCGCCGCCAACGCGCCGTGCCTCCGTTACATGAACCGCGCCGCGCGCGGGCGCAGCAGCTTCaccggcacgctctgcggcgACCTCCTCGTCGGGGCCATGGCGCACTCGTGGAGGTTCCTCGTGCAGGGCCTCACGTCGCTCTTGTTCCTCTGCGCCCGCGCCGACGAGTACGTCCGGCCGCCGCCCAGCCCGCTCGTTCTCCTCGCGCATGACAAGCCGGCGTCACATCCTCAGCAGGTACACATCTCAGTCGTCGGGTCCGATGGCATGCGCGTCTCGTGGGTGACCGACGACCGGAGCGCGCCGTCGGTGGTGGAGTACGGCACGTCTCCGGGGAAGTACACAGCATCATCAACGGGCGACCACACGACGTACCGCTACTTCTTCTACAAGTCCGGCGCGATCCACCACGTGACCGTCGGCCCACTGCGCCCCAGCACGACCTACTACTACCGGTGCGGTCGGTCCGGCGACGAGTTCAGCCTCCGGACGCCTCCGTCCACGCTGCCCATCGAGTTCGTCGTCGTCGGCGACCTCGGGCAGACGGGGTGGACGGCGTCGACGCTGTCGTACATCGGCAGCACCGACTACGACATGCTGCTCCTGCCAGGCGACCTGTCGTACGCGGACACGCAGCAGCCGCTGTGGGACTCGTGGGGCCGGCTCGTGCAGCCGCTGGCGAGCGCGCGGCCGTGGATGGTGACGGAGGGCAACCACGAGGCCGAGGCGCTGCCGCTCCCCGTGGTGGAGGAGCTCGTCGAGCCGTTCGTCGCCTACAACGCGCGGTGGCGGATGCCGTACGACCACAGCGGGTCGACGTCCAACCTCTACTACTCGTTCGAcgcggcgggcggcgcggcgcaCGTCGTCATGCTGGGCTCGTACGCTGTGTTCGGGGAAGGGTCGGAGCAGCACCGGTGGCTGGAAAGGGACCTGGCGCGCGTCGACCGCCGGCGCACGCCGTGGCTGCTGGTGCTGCTGCACGCGCCGTGGTACAACACGAACCAGGCGCACCAGGGCGAGGGCGAGCGAATGCGCGCCGCCATGGAGCGGATGCTCTATGAGGCCCAAGTCGACGTCGTCTTCGCCGGACATGTCCACGCCTACGAGCGATTTGTAAGTGGTAGTGCACTGTGTATGTTCTAGCTAGTTG
Proteins encoded in this region:
- the LOC136505637 gene encoding purple acid phosphatase 22-like, translated to MNRAARGRSSFTGTLCGDLLVGAMAHSWRFLVQGLTSLLFLCARADEYVRPPPSPLVLLAHDKPASHPQQVHISVVGSDGMRVSWVTDDRSAPSVVEYGTSPGKYTASSTGDHTTYRYFFYKSGAIHHVTVGPLRPSTTYYYRCGRSGDEFSLRTPPSTLPIEFVVVGDLGQTGWTASTLSYIGSTDYDMLLLPGDLSYADTQQPLWDSWGRLVQPLASARPWMVTEGNHEAEALPLPVVEELVEPFVAYNARWRMPYDHSGSTSNLYYSFDAAGGAAHVVMLGSYAVFGEGSEQHRWLERDLARVDRRRTPWLLVLLHAPWYNTNQAHQGEGERMRAAMERMLYEAQVDVVFAGHVHAYERFTRIYDNEADSRGPMYITIGDGGNREGLALKFIEDHKSAHLSEFREASFGHGRLRIIDETSAVWTWHRNDDALATVRDEVWLESLAAAAKPGLAPSPPPTGRDIDEL